In uncultured Bacteroides sp., the following proteins share a genomic window:
- a CDS encoding DUF1573 domain-containing protein, with amino-acid sequence MKRSLLLTCSLFFLSLTAWSQARISTNGDVYDFGIIPRNKPVTKDFTIINTGNQPLVISEVTASCACTATEWTKKPIAPGDTGYVRSTFDAKAMGRFYKTVNIYSNAANHVKYIAIKGEVAIGVTNYKKELSYEIGSIRLDKRYIEFPPANSGDMPTAEIQLANTSDKPVDVTLMHLPPYLKAEAKPQILNRGRKGKITLTLDTKLLKDLGLTQAPVYLARYSGDKVSPDNEIDISAILLPGFSKMTTLQRNHAPKIKLSSTDLNMGEIPLNGKVSHTIIISNTGITRLEIKKLQVFNSAVGVSLGKKIIQPGQSTKLVVDLSGKWLKKTKGEKKVLMITNDPTNPLVMINLKVKIKEEAKK; translated from the coding sequence ATGAAACGTTCCCTTTTGCTCACTTGTTCTCTGTTTTTTCTTTCGCTTACTGCCTGGTCTCAGGCAAGAATCTCTACTAACGGAGATGTTTACGATTTTGGAATTATACCGAGAAACAAACCTGTGACAAAAGATTTCACAATAATCAATACAGGAAACCAACCATTAGTTATATCCGAGGTAACTGCTTCTTGTGCTTGTACAGCAACGGAATGGACAAAGAAACCAATTGCTCCCGGTGATACCGGCTATGTTCGTTCTACTTTCGATGCCAAAGCGATGGGACGTTTCTATAAAACGGTTAACATTTATAGCAATGCAGCTAATCATGTGAAGTATATTGCTATAAAGGGTGAAGTCGCCATTGGTGTTACAAACTATAAAAAAGAACTTTCTTACGAGATTGGATCTATTCGTCTGGATAAAAGATACATTGAGTTTCCTCCTGCAAATAGCGGAGATATGCCTACTGCTGAAATTCAGCTGGCAAATACTTCTGATAAACCGGTAGATGTAACGCTTATGCACTTACCTCCTTACTTAAAAGCTGAGGCTAAACCTCAGATCCTGAATAGAGGACGGAAAGGTAAAATAACTCTGACACTGGATACTAAGTTGCTGAAAGATCTTGGGTTGACACAAGCACCTGTTTATCTGGCTCGTTATTCAGGAGATAAAGTGAGTCCTGATAACGAGATTGATATCTCAGCTATCTTACTTCCCGGATTCTCAAAAATGACGACTCTTCAAAGAAATCATGCTCCAAAGATTAAGCTGTCTTCTACTGATCTGAATATGGGAGAAATTCCTTTGAATGGAAAAGTGTCACATACAATTATAATATCGAATACAGGTATAACACGTCTTGAAATAAAGAAACTTCAAGTGTTTAACTCTGCTGTAGGCGTCAGTTTGGGCAAGAAAATTATTCAGCCGGGACAATCTACTAAACTGGTTGTGGATTTAAGTGGTAAGTGGCTGAAGAAAACCAAAGGTGAGAAAAAAGTCTTAATGATTACTAATGATCCAACAAATCCTTTAGTGATGATTAATCTGAAGGTGAAAATAAAAGAAGAGGCTAAAAAATGA
- the meaB gene encoding methylmalonyl Co-A mutase-associated GTPase MeaB — MKHPENNEEYKGLTVNKGIEQPSSVNPYLKLRRIPRKRRLSVSEYVDGIVKGDVTVLSQAVTLVESVRHEHQAIAQEVIEKCLPYSGKSIRVGISGVPGAGKSTSIDVFGLHVLQEGGKLAVLAIDPSSERSKGSILGDKTRMERLSIHPDSFIRPSPAAGSLGGVARKTRETIILCEAAGFDKIFVETVGVGQSETAVHSMVDFFLLIQLAGTGDELQGIKRGIMEMADGIVINKADGSNVEKAKLAQTQFRNALHLFPPTESGWVPKVLTYSGFYDLGIKEIWDMVYEYMDFTKENGYFYHRRNEQSKYWMYETINEQLRDNFYHNPVIKDMLQEKERQVLNADLTSFIAAKKLLDTYFAELKK, encoded by the coding sequence ATGAAACATCCTGAAAATAATGAAGAATACAAAGGATTAACAGTCAATAAGGGGATTGAACAACCCTCTTCTGTTAACCCTTATCTGAAGTTGCGGCGTATCCCCAGGAAACGCAGACTGTCGGTCAGTGAATATGTAGATGGCATTGTAAAGGGTGACGTGACTGTTCTTAGTCAGGCAGTAACACTGGTAGAGAGTGTTCGTCACGAACATCAGGCTATTGCACAGGAGGTAATAGAAAAGTGTTTGCCTTACTCTGGTAAATCTATTCGTGTTGGTATAAGCGGTGTGCCCGGTGCCGGTAAAAGTACATCTATAGATGTGTTTGGCTTGCATGTTCTTCAGGAAGGTGGCAAACTGGCTGTTCTTGCAATTGATCCAAGCAGCGAACGTTCCAAAGGAAGTATCTTAGGAGATAAAACCCGCATGGAACGGTTATCTATACATCCCGATTCATTTATACGTCCTAGCCCTGCAGCTGGTTCGCTGGGTGGTGTGGCAAGGAAAACTCGGGAAACAATAATCCTCTGCGAAGCAGCCGGATTTGATAAAATATTTGTTGAGACAGTTGGAGTAGGACAAAGTGAAACGGCTGTTCATTCAATGGTCGATTTCTTCTTGTTGATTCAGCTGGCCGGTACAGGCGATGAATTACAGGGAATAAAAAGAGGTATTATGGAAATGGCTGACGGCATAGTTATTAACAAGGCCGACGGAAGTAATGTTGAAAAGGCTAAACTAGCCCAGACTCAGTTCCGCAATGCGCTCCATCTTTTTCCGCCTACGGAATCAGGATGGGTGCCTAAAGTTCTTACATATTCAGGATTCTATGACCTCGGAATCAAAGAGATTTGGGATATGGTATATGAATACATGGATTTCACTAAAGAAAACGGATATTTTTATCACCGTCGTAATGAGCAGTCCAAATACTGGATGTATGAAACTATAAACGAGCAATTACGTGATAACTTTTATCATAATCCCGTTATCAAGGATATGCTGCAGGAAAAAGAACGTCAGGTTCTTAATGCAGATCTTACATCTTTCATTGCAGCAAAAAAACTTCTGGATACCTATTTTGCAGAATTGAAGAAATAA
- a CDS encoding TatD family hydrolase: MNFIDTHSHLFLEEFAEDLPLVMQRAKAVGVSRIYMPNIDCSTIKPLLDTVARYPDYCFSMIGLHPTSVNSGFREELKIMKEMLVQSHPFVAIGEVGMDLYWDRTFINEQVEAFETQIQWSAEYQLPLVIHSRDSFEEVYQVIKRNEDKNLKGIFHSFTGTKEEAERLLQFNGFYLGINGVVTFKKSTLPEVLKSVPLERLVLETDSPYLTPAPNRGKRNESANVKDTLLKLAAIYQCPAEEVAEITTRNALKIFN, encoded by the coding sequence ATGAATTTTATAGATACACATTCCCATCTTTTTCTGGAAGAATTTGCTGAAGACCTGCCGCTTGTAATGCAGCGGGCTAAAGCTGTTGGCGTGAGCCGCATATATATGCCCAATATTGATTGTTCCACTATCAAACCCTTGCTGGATACCGTTGCCCGATATCCCGATTACTGTTTTTCGATGATTGGGCTTCATCCCACTTCTGTTAATTCCGGTTTCCGGGAAGAACTGAAGATAATGAAAGAAATGCTTGTTCAGTCTCATCCTTTTGTTGCAATAGGAGAGGTGGGCATGGATTTGTATTGGGACAGAACCTTTATCAATGAACAGGTTGAAGCATTCGAAACACAGATTCAATGGTCTGCCGAATATCAGTTACCTTTAGTTATTCACAGCCGCGACTCTTTCGAAGAAGTTTATCAGGTAATTAAGAGGAACGAAGATAAAAACCTGAAAGGTATCTTTCATAGCTTCACAGGAACGAAAGAAGAAGCCGAACGACTTTTACAGTTCAACGGTTTTTATCTGGGCATCAACGGAGTGGTAACATTTAAGAAGTCAACTCTTCCCGAAGTATTGAAAAGCGTTCCTTTAGAGAGACTTGTTTTGGAGACAGATTCGCCCTATCTCACTCCGGCTCCTAACCGGGGTAAAAGGAATGAAAGTGCCAATGTGAAAGATACTCTTCTTAAATTGGCTGCTATTTATCAATGCCCGGCAGAAGAAGTTGCAGAAATAACCACCAGAAACGCTTTAAAGATATTTAATTAG
- a CDS encoding energy transducer TonB, producing MEIKKMPKLDLERKRPIGLLIGFTIALILLFGAFQVKIPKVTTDNKMANVAVEEEMVPITVQEEKHAPLQSKIEAAPLPLPSTNNYAQQVEDMGNSYAIEEPTRTVVVTSHYSVQYTQPEEPENNESEQITEYQPEFPGGQAALLAYLRKHVNYPMAAQESGIQGRVIVQFVVNRDGSVTEPIILRSVCSVLDREAIRVVSSMPRWRPGMQGGRTVRATYTIPVSFKLNNN from the coding sequence ATGGAAATAAAGAAAATGCCGAAATTAGATTTAGAAAGAAAGAGACCGATAGGTTTGCTTATAGGGTTTACTATAGCCCTTATTCTTCTTTTTGGAGCTTTTCAGGTAAAGATTCCCAAAGTTACTACTGATAATAAAATGGCGAATGTAGCTGTTGAAGAGGAAATGGTCCCTATTACAGTTCAGGAAGAGAAACATGCACCTTTGCAATCAAAAATAGAAGCTGCACCACTGCCTTTACCATCAACAAATAATTATGCACAGCAGGTGGAAGATATGGGAAATTCCTATGCTATAGAGGAACCCACCAGAACGGTTGTTGTTACCAGTCATTACTCAGTTCAGTATACACAACCCGAAGAACCGGAAAACAATGAAAGTGAACAGATAACAGAATATCAACCTGAATTTCCCGGTGGTCAGGCTGCATTACTAGCTTATTTAAGAAAGCATGTAAACTATCCGATGGCTGCACAGGAAAGTGGTATTCAGGGACGGGTCATTGTTCAGTTTGTTGTGAACCGTGACGGATCTGTAACTGAGCCTATTATTCTACGTAGTGTATGTTCTGTATTAGACAGAGAGGCGATACGTGTTGTATCTTCCATGCCAAGATGGCGACCCGGAATGCAAGGCGGAAGAACAGTGAGAGCCACTTATACAATACCGGTCTCCTTTAAACTTAATAATAATTAG
- the cmk gene encoding (d)CMP kinase: MKKITIAIDGFSSCGKSTMAKDLAREIGYIYIDSGAMYRAVTLYCIKNGLFASDEINIPELERRIKDIHITFRLDEKTQLPRTYLNGEDVEEQIRTMEVSSKVSPVSAIGFVRSALVALQQEMGKGKGIVMDGRDIGTTVFPEAELKIYVTASADIRALRRYDELQAKGQSVNFEEILKNVKERDYIDQNREVSPLKRASDAILLDNSLLTIAEQKEWLLKQFEKATQKS; this comes from the coding sequence ATGAAAAAAATTACAATAGCAATTGACGGTTTTTCCTCTTGTGGAAAAAGTACAATGGCAAAAGACCTGGCTAGAGAGATTGGGTATATTTATATAGACAGTGGCGCTATGTATCGTGCTGTTACTCTTTACTGCATTAAGAACGGACTGTTTGCAAGTGATGAAATAAATATCCCCGAACTAGAACGTCGTATCAAGGATATTCACATCACCTTCCGTCTGGATGAAAAAACACAATTACCAAGAACTTATCTGAATGGTGAAGATGTGGAAGAACAAATCCGCACAATGGAAGTTTCGTCAAAAGTAAGTCCGGTTAGCGCTATTGGATTTGTACGTTCAGCATTGGTTGCTCTACAACAGGAGATGGGAAAAGGAAAAGGGATTGTAATGGATGGACGTGATATAGGAACAACAGTTTTCCCTGAAGCTGAATTAAAGATCTATGTAACAGCTTCTGCTGATATCCGTGCATTGCGCCGTTACGATGAATTACAGGCTAAAGGACAGAGCGTAAATTTTGAAGAAATCCTGAAAAATGTAAAGGAACGCGATTATATTGATCAAAACAGAGAAGTGAGCCCTTTGAAAAGAGCATCCGATGCCATCTTACTAGATAATAGTCTATTAACCATTGCCGAGCAGAAAGAATGGTTGTTGAAGCAATTTGAAAAAGCTACTCAAAAATCCTAA
- the pfkA gene encoding 6-phosphofructokinase has product MGTVKCIGILTSGGDAPGMNAAIRAVTRAAIYNGLQVKGIYRGYKGLITGEIQEFKSQNVSNIIQLGGTILKTARCKEFMTPEGRQVAHETMVREGIDALVVIGGDGSLTGARIFAQEFDVPCIGLPGTIDNDLFGTDTTIGYDTALNTILDAVDKIRDTATSHERLFFVEVMGRDAGFLALNGAIASGAEAAIIPEFSTEVDQLEEFIKSGYRKSKNSSIVIVAESEITGGAMHYAERVKNEYPQYDVRVTILGHLQRGGSPTAHDRILASRLGAASIDAILEGQRNVMIGIENDQIVYVPFTKAIKNDKPINKELVNVLRTLSI; this is encoded by the coding sequence ATGGGTACAGTAAAATGTATTGGAATTTTAACTTCCGGAGGAGATGCTCCAGGTATGAATGCGGCAATTCGCGCAGTAACCCGCGCTGCCATTTACAACGGACTACAGGTTAAAGGAATCTACCGCGGTTACAAAGGTTTAATAACTGGTGAAATCCAGGAATTCAAGAGTCAGAACGTCAGCAATATTATACAACTTGGGGGAACAATTCTTAAAACTGCTCGCTGTAAGGAGTTTATGACTCCTGAAGGAAGACAAGTTGCTCATGAAACAATGGTTAGAGAAGGCATTGACGCTTTAGTTGTGATAGGCGGAGATGGTTCTTTAACAGGAGCACGTATATTTGCTCAGGAATTTGATGTTCCATGTATCGGACTTCCCGGCACAATTGACAATGATTTATTCGGCACAGATACTACTATTGGTTATGACACAGCTTTAAATACAATTCTTGATGCTGTTGATAAGATCAGAGATACAGCTACTTCTCATGAAAGACTTTTCTTTGTTGAAGTAATGGGACGTGACGCAGGTTTCCTTGCATTGAACGGTGCTATTGCATCTGGTGCCGAAGCTGCTATTATCCCTGAATTCAGTACAGAAGTTGACCAACTGGAAGAGTTCATTAAAAGCGGTTATCGCAAATCTAAGAATAGCAGTATTGTTATTGTTGCTGAAAGTGAAATTACCGGTGGAGCAATGCATTATGCTGAACGTGTGAAGAATGAATATCCTCAATATGACGTTAGAGTTACCATTCTGGGACACTTGCAACGTGGAGGAAGTCCAACAGCTCACGACAGAATATTGGCCAGCCGTTTGGGAGCAGCCAGTATAGATGCTATTCTGGAAGGACAACGAAATGTAATGATTGGTATAGAAAATGACCAGATTGTATACGTACCTTTCACTAAAGCAATTAAGAACGATAAACCTATCAATAAGGAATTAGTAAACGTACTTCGTACACTCTCTATTTAA
- a CDS encoding polyprenyl synthetase family protein, whose protein sequence is MHTQSNTLKIVNDYISELSYAHAPKSLYDPVEYVLSLGGKRIRPVLMLMAYNLYKANVEEILSPAVGLEIYHNFTLLHDDLMDKADMRRNKPTVHKVWDDNTAILSGDTMLILAYRYVSDSSSSYLKDVLDTFTQAALEVCEGQQYDMEFEHRNDVKEEEYLEMIRLKTSVLLAAALKMGAQLAGASAEDAQHLYDFGVNIGLAFQLKDDLLDVYGDPKVFGKNIGGDILCNKKTYMLIKALEKADKEQAVALQGWMEKENFEPKEKIEAVTALYNQIGVKLVCESKMREYYAKGLQSLSLVSVAEETKRELRTVAEHLMYREM, encoded by the coding sequence ATGCACACACAATCTAATACACTTAAAATAGTAAACGACTATATATCTGAATTATCATACGCACACGCCCCAAAAAGTCTTTATGATCCGGTGGAATATGTTCTTTCTTTGGGTGGAAAACGTATTCGTCCGGTTTTAATGCTGATGGCTTATAACTTGTATAAAGCCAATGTAGAGGAAATATTGTCGCCGGCTGTTGGTCTGGAAATCTATCACAACTTTACTTTGCTTCATGATGACTTGATGGACAAAGCAGATATGCGGAGAAATAAACCAACCGTTCATAAGGTATGGGATGACAATACTGCAATCCTTTCCGGTGATACCATGTTGATTCTGGCTTACCGCTATGTTTCTGACAGCTCTTCTTCTTATTTGAAAGATGTGCTCGATACTTTTACACAGGCTGCGCTCGAAGTTTGTGAAGGCCAGCAGTATGATATGGAGTTTGAACACCGTAATGATGTGAAAGAGGAGGAGTATCTGGAGATGATTCGTCTGAAAACATCTGTATTGCTGGCTGCAGCTCTTAAAATGGGAGCACAGCTTGCAGGAGCTTCGGCCGAAGATGCTCAGCATCTGTATGATTTTGGTGTAAATATTGGTCTTGCATTCCAGCTTAAGGACGATCTTCTGGATGTGTATGGCGATCCGAAAGTCTTTGGTAAGAATATTGGCGGAGACATTCTTTGCAATAAAAAGACCTATATGCTGATAAAAGCGTTAGAAAAAGCAGATAAAGAACAAGCTGTTGCGTTACAGGGCTGGATGGAAAAAGAAAATTTTGAGCCGAAAGAGAAAATTGAAGCTGTAACTGCACTTTATAACCAGATTGGTGTGAAGCTTGTTTGTGAAAGTAAAATGAGAGAATACTATGCCAAAGGACTTCAAAGTCTTTCTTTGGTAAGTGTAGCCGAAGAAACAAAACGTGAGTTGAGAACAGTGGCCGAACATTTAATGTACAGAGAAATGTAA
- a CDS encoding 4-hydroxy-3-methylbut-2-enyl diphosphate reductase — translation MIKVEIDKGSGFCFGVVTAIKKAEEELAKGETLYCLGDIVHNSKEVERLKEMGLITINHDEFKELHNAKVLLRAHGEPPETYAIAKENNIEIIDATCPVVLKLQQRIKQQYGMHESADKQIVIYGKNGHAEVLGLVGQTSGEAIVIENLEEVKKLDFNRNIRLYSQTTKSLDEFQKIVEYIKEHISPDTTFEFYDSICRQVANRMPHIQTFAASHDLIFFVSGKKSSNGKVLFNECCKVNPNSYLIDSPNEINPDLLQGVNSIGICGATSTPKWLMEEVQTYINKIIHNS, via the coding sequence ATGATCAAGGTAGAAATTGATAAAGGTTCCGGCTTCTGCTTTGGAGTAGTTACCGCAATTAAAAAAGCGGAAGAAGAACTGGCTAAAGGAGAAACGCTCTATTGTCTGGGAGATATTGTGCATAACAGCAAAGAGGTGGAACGACTCAAGGAGATGGGACTAATTACCATAAACCATGATGAATTTAAAGAACTTCATAATGCAAAGGTGCTATTAAGAGCTCATGGCGAGCCTCCTGAAACTTATGCCATTGCTAAAGAAAACAATATTGAGATTATTGATGCTACCTGCCCTGTGGTGCTAAAACTGCAACAGCGCATTAAACAACAATATGGGATGCACGAAAGTGCTGATAAGCAGATTGTAATCTACGGAAAGAACGGTCATGCCGAAGTTCTGGGACTTGTGGGACAGACTTCTGGAGAGGCTATTGTTATAGAAAACCTGGAAGAGGTTAAGAAGCTGGATTTCAATAGAAACATTCGTCTCTATTCTCAGACAACAAAGTCGCTGGATGAGTTTCAGAAAATTGTGGAATATATAAAAGAACACATTTCTCCTGATACCACATTCGAGTTCTATGATTCTATTTGCAGACAGGTAGCTAACCGCATGCCACATATACAAACTTTTGCTGCTTCACATGACCTTATATTCTTTGTTAGCGGAAAGAAAAGCTCTAATGGAAAGGTCCTGTTCAACGAATGCTGCAAAGTAAATCCTAACTCTTATCTTATAGATAGTCCAAACGAAATTAATCCAGATCTGTTGCAAGGAGTAAATTCTATTGGAATATGTGGAGCAACCTCAACTCCAAAATGGTTAATGGAAGAGGTACAAACATACATCAACAAGATTATTCACAATTCATAA
- the porQ gene encoding type IX secretion system protein PorQ, with translation MKQLLLIITVLLLPLATQAQSGGSVFKFLELPFSSHASALGGDNVSIIEDDITMAIHNPALLSCVTDKTLNLNYMNYIDGVSVGSAAFSRTLGERATWAVAAQYVNYGNFKETNAEDVELGTFSAKDMAFTGIYTYDLSDYLSGGLSTKMIYSTYEKYSSFAVGVDLGLNYYDENSGYSASVVARNLGGQIKAFDEMRENLPFDLLMGVSRKLSHAPFRLSVTVHNLTDWNSSSNTSDTEKKDKFSKVLLNHFIFGIDFIPTKTTYVSLGYNCKRASDMKINGASGWSGMALGAGIQIKRLKIGTSYAKYHTSSSSLLFNFAMTL, from the coding sequence ATGAAACAGCTTCTTCTGATTATAACAGTCCTTTTATTGCCTTTAGCCACACAGGCTCAAAGCGGAGGAAGTGTGTTTAAGTTTCTGGAACTACCTTTTTCTTCTCACGCTTCAGCGCTGGGAGGAGACAATGTTTCTATTATTGAAGACGATATTACAATGGCAATTCATAACCCGGCGTTACTTTCTTGTGTTACAGACAAGACATTGAATCTGAACTACATGAATTATATTGATGGAGTAAGTGTTGGGAGTGCTGCTTTCTCTCGTACATTGGGTGAACGTGCTACCTGGGCTGTAGCAGCACAATATGTAAATTACGGGAATTTTAAAGAGACAAATGCAGAAGATGTTGAACTGGGAACGTTTTCGGCAAAAGATATGGCCTTTACAGGAATCTACACCTACGATTTATCTGATTATCTGAGTGGAGGGTTATCAACAAAAATGATTTATTCCACTTATGAAAAGTATTCATCTTTTGCTGTTGGCGTGGACTTAGGACTTAACTATTATGATGAGAATTCAGGTTACTCTGCTTCTGTTGTAGCAAGGAATCTCGGCGGACAAATAAAGGCATTTGATGAGATGCGGGAGAATTTACCTTTTGACTTACTGATGGGAGTAAGCAGAAAACTTTCACACGCTCCTTTCCGCTTATCCGTAACAGTGCATAATCTGACCGATTGGAACTCTTCTTCTAACACATCTGATACAGAAAAGAAAGATAAGTTCAGTAAAGTACTTCTTAATCACTTTATCTTTGGGATCGACTTTATTCCCACCAAAACAACTTATGTTTCTTTGGGATACAATTGTAAGCGGGCAAGTGACATGAAGATTAACGGAGCAAGCGGATGGTCGGGCATGGCTCTGGGAGCAGGAATTCAAATAAAAAGATTGAAGATTGGAACCTCTTATGCAAAATATCACACTTCAAGTTCTTCACTACTATTTAATTTTGCAATGACATTATAA
- a CDS encoding Arm DNA-binding domain-containing protein, protein MNATVNVVCYKSKVLSNGRHSLMLHICRNAKKRY, encoded by the coding sequence ATGAATGCAACTGTAAATGTAGTCTGTTACAAGTCAAAGGTACTCTCAAATGGTAGACATTCTTTAATGCTACACATCTGTAGAAATGCAAAAAAGAGATATTAA